A single Rhodothermales bacterium DNA region contains:
- a CDS encoding RNA polymerase sigma-70 factor, with protein MLSSQTESDLCRRLQASDREAFETAFKLLRGGLIRYVRSIVSDDEVAHDLVQDVFVSLWGLRSTLDPARSLKAYVYTMARNRAYRYLRDERVHRQKHAIIKEASSAFVSDQEWPNAHIDASALKQKLRAWIAELPERQREAISLSRYHGLSHREVADVMGVSPRTVNNHIMRALEHLHHRVQTYEPSFLVS; from the coding sequence ATGCTCTCGAGTCAAACCGAATCGGATCTTTGCAGGAGGCTCCAGGCCTCGGACAGAGAAGCCTTCGAGACCGCGTTCAAACTGTTGCGCGGCGGGCTGATCCGCTACGTGCGTTCGATCGTGAGCGACGATGAGGTGGCGCACGACCTGGTGCAGGATGTGTTTGTTTCGCTCTGGGGGCTGCGATCCACGCTGGATCCGGCGCGTTCGCTCAAGGCGTACGTCTACACCATGGCGCGAAACAGGGCGTATCGCTACCTTCGGGATGAGCGCGTGCATCGACAGAAACACGCGATCATCAAGGAGGCATCTTCCGCCTTCGTCTCTGACCAGGAATGGCCCAACGCGCACATCGACGCGAGCGCGCTGAAGCAAAAGCTTCGCGCCTGGATCGCCGAGTTGCCCGAGCGGCAGCGCGAGGCGATCAGCCTGAGCCGGTACCACGGGCTCAGCCACCGCGAGGTGGCCGATGTGATGGGCGTATCTCCACGAACGGTGAACAACCATATCATGCGGGCGCTCGAACACTTGCACCATCGTGTTCAGACGTATGAACCTTCATTCTTAGTGTCATGA
- a CDS encoding carboxypeptidase-like regulatory domain-containing protein codes for MVSAIRLAIGCLVALGLSGFAATRPLVAQQAEPARYSLVLQGVPLHHALEEVAARTDIDLVYSESLIDGETVFCAAREVDIEGLLRCVLNATRVDYVRSSAGTYVLIEARQQEAVKGNLAGSIIDETTGRPLPFANVLLADAVTGTTTNEDGLFGFSQLVSGKHRIVVTYVGYQTQIDSIYVRPGFSNRMQIRMTPEEIAMDPIVVNGIEQRLPSEALGSGERLGADLARIGALGTPDVARGAGFVTGVSVQQPLADIHIQGGASGEHLTLLDGVPVRDPVSLGRHLSAFSPLAIERLRVEKAGFGVEYGSHLSGLVLIDHDVASATPQSATLTLDPLSVNGKVKGRFRLPGERGGSFMATVRSSAWNVYQDPSLRTLLANWHSPDPLLSSRWIGQTVNTSSLRWFRSDPVVDFTDAHAAVRVHLSPFRTLQASVYRATNGIRSEMRGINVNGQSEQELMYTLDDYDWTNWVAQVRHSWILGSRAVASLQAWGSWHDSQYGYQALHTPVVANEDLTRQFAGLDSLGALIASTTPGSSEGNRVREYAAIAQVTHSFSPSQQLDLGLEASRTESRFLLRNAFLRPFRYNGAGWEVTGFAKTTASVGLRTTLEAGVRATYLPVRQTLYAEPRMALRYDRQGTALGDYALRFSTGLYRQYTNQFELTSTGATAVVPSIRFWLPADQSMAPPRVVHLAGDVLLMPADGLTLRVESYLKLQPRLVDIDYMRIVDELGRNGSQEVEAIGDQSTFVSPMKGRSYGGSASIQRESSWGSLMLGYSYSYAVRQYPGRFGGAYVQVPWNEPHRMVAEARFPLLSYLSATATGQGSWGRRWALRRTYYDFLTGGARPDIGGFDLDDPDGETVTPYLTLDVGLTYEQQVGPTRVRFRAMVLNLYDRRNVYDYSLQHAGDQYERVPRVLPGRQLVFSLRLDV; via the coding sequence ATGGTATCCGCGATCCGCCTGGCTATAGGCTGCCTGGTGGCGCTCGGCCTGTCCGGGTTCGCCGCAACGCGTCCGCTTGTCGCCCAGCAAGCGGAGCCGGCGCGTTATTCCCTCGTGCTGCAGGGCGTTCCCCTGCACCATGCGCTGGAGGAGGTGGCCGCGCGAACGGACATCGATCTCGTGTATTCCGAAAGCCTGATCGACGGGGAGACTGTATTCTGCGCGGCGCGGGAGGTGGATATCGAGGGGCTGCTGCGCTGCGTGCTGAACGCGACCCGCGTGGACTACGTCCGGTCGTCCGCCGGCACCTATGTCCTCATCGAAGCCCGCCAGCAGGAGGCGGTGAAAGGCAATCTCGCGGGCAGCATCATCGACGAAACGACCGGCCGGCCGTTGCCGTTCGCGAACGTCCTGCTGGCCGACGCGGTGACGGGCACCACGACGAACGAAGACGGGCTGTTCGGCTTTTCCCAGCTCGTGTCGGGCAAACACCGCATCGTGGTGACGTATGTGGGGTACCAGACGCAGATCGACAGCATCTACGTGCGCCCCGGGTTCTCGAACCGGATGCAGATCCGGATGACGCCCGAGGAAATCGCGATGGACCCGATCGTCGTCAACGGCATCGAGCAGCGCCTTCCGTCGGAAGCGCTGGGGTCGGGCGAGCGTCTCGGGGCGGATCTGGCGCGCATCGGCGCGCTCGGCACGCCGGACGTGGCCCGCGGCGCCGGCTTCGTGACGGGTGTGTCCGTACAACAACCGCTGGCCGACATCCATATTCAGGGCGGCGCCAGCGGCGAGCACCTCACGCTGCTGGACGGGGTGCCGGTGCGGGACCCGGTCAGTCTGGGCCGGCATCTGAGCGCCTTCAGCCCGCTGGCCATCGAGCGGCTGCGCGTGGAGAAGGCCGGCTTCGGCGTGGAATACGGAAGCCATCTCTCGGGTCTCGTGCTGATCGATCACGATGTCGCGTCGGCCACGCCCCAGAGCGCCACGCTGACGCTCGACCCGCTCAGCGTCAACGGCAAGGTCAAGGGACGATTCCGGCTGCCGGGCGAACGGGGCGGCAGCTTCATGGCCACCGTTCGGTCCAGCGCCTGGAACGTGTACCAGGACCCGAGCCTGCGGACGCTCCTCGCCAACTGGCACAGCCCCGACCCGCTGCTCTCTTCCCGATGGATCGGGCAGACGGTGAATACCTCGTCGCTCCGGTGGTTTCGGAGCGATCCCGTCGTCGATTTTACGGATGCGCACGCCGCCGTCCGCGTGCACCTGAGCCCGTTCCGCACCCTCCAGGCGTCGGTGTACCGCGCCACGAACGGCATCCGCTCCGAGATGCGCGGGATCAACGTGAACGGGCAGAGCGAACAGGAGCTGATGTACACCCTGGACGACTACGACTGGACCAACTGGGTCGCCCAGGTCCGCCACAGCTGGATTCTCGGTTCGCGCGCGGTGGCGTCGCTGCAGGCGTGGGGCAGCTGGCATGACAGTCAATACGGCTATCAGGCCCTGCATACGCCGGTGGTGGCGAACGAGGACCTGACCCGTCAGTTTGCGGGGCTCGATTCGCTCGGGGCGCTCATCGCCAGCACGACGCCGGGCTCCTCGGAGGGCAACCGGGTGCGGGAATACGCGGCGATCGCGCAGGTGACGCACAGTTTTTCGCCCTCGCAGCAGCTCGACCTCGGGCTTGAGGCGTCGCGGACCGAGAGCCGGTTTCTGCTGCGCAACGCGTTCTTGCGCCCGTTCCGGTACAACGGCGCCGGCTGGGAGGTGACGGGTTTCGCCAAGACGACCGCCTCCGTGGGCCTGCGCACCACGCTGGAGGCCGGCGTCCGCGCCACGTACCTGCCCGTCCGCCAGACCCTCTACGCCGAGCCGCGGATGGCGCTTCGGTACGACCGTCAGGGGACCGCACTCGGCGACTATGCGCTGCGTTTTTCGACCGGGCTGTATCGGCAGTACACCAACCAGTTCGAGCTGACGAGCACGGGCGCCACGGCCGTCGTGCCGTCGATTCGCTTCTGGCTGCCGGCGGACCAATCCATGGCGCCGCCGCGCGTCGTGCATCTGGCCGGCGATGTGCTGCTCATGCCGGCGGACGGCCTCACCCTGCGGGTGGAGTCCTACCTCAAGCTTCAGCCCCGCCTGGTGGATATCGATTACATGCGGATCGTCGACGAGCTGGGCCGCAACGGGAGCCAGGAGGTCGAGGCGATCGGGGACCAGTCGACGTTCGTGAGCCCGATGAAGGGCCGCTCGTATGGCGGCAGCGCCAGCATCCAGCGGGAATCCTCGTGGGGGAGCCTGATGCTCGGGTATTCCTACAGTTATGCCGTCCGTCAATACCCCGGCCGTTTCGGCGGCGCTTATGTGCAGGTGCCCTGGAACGAACCGCATCGCATGGTCGCCGAGGCGCGTTTCCCGCTGCTTTCCTACCTCTCCGCTACTGCCACGGGGCAGGGGTCGTGGGGCCGGCGCTGGGCGCTCCGCCGCACGTACTACGATTTTCTCACCGGCGGCGCCCGGCCCGACATCGGCGGTTTCGACCTGGACGACCCGGACGGCGAAACCGTCACGCCCTATCTCACCCTCGATGTCGGCCTGACCTACGAGCAGCAGGTCGGCCCCACCCGCGTGCGCTTCCGCGCCATGGTGCTCAACCTGTACGATCGGCGCAACGTGTACGACTACAGCCTGCAGCATGCCGGCGATCAGTACGAGCGCGTGCCCCGCGTCTTGCCGGGCCGGCAGCTCGTCTTTTCGCTTCGGCTGGATGTGTGA
- a CDS encoding aminoglycoside phosphotransferase family protein translates to MNTHDEHLIARDTALPGLRSVLDPNAFAGMLRANDVPFEVRDAAMTYIRYKPGQSCLVGYEIRTDDGTLPVYTKAYRLDEREKLAKASMRFSEAGKSERGGFVDGARFLLTTFYPHDARLRAMRRLKTAGDQGHLLRDLFGGTSPWAGGRIETIRYKPERRFVGRLDVDGVPEAVVKFYTETAFEGLVARSTAFHDAGPLRLTPLVGRSDRYNGLAFAWMPGARLTESLLDGGADPWTAHQVGLSLALMHGQAGDGLPVRTPQDEHNHLASVADSLTFLLPEHAGYIQDVVDRIRTGLSRQAGAPCPTHGDFYAKQVLVDGDTIQLLDFDESALDNPMIDVGNFVAHLHRDRMRSGLAEGAMDRYEEAFLEGYRETAGGLAERDWTLYAAAGLLKLAPHPFRFRESDWPERVLEILACADAFAARSTYTAPAAAPRIDAGIPCLEAALDPAQATRALAAVAGPEARVERARLLRHKAGRRALIGYEIRLAPGAQETVTWLGKVRARGLDRGTYDRSVALWEGAFGPRGDAGVAVAEPVGLVPAWNMWLQRKEAGTIASERLLEADGVAVARRIAEALAYLHAHGVAADRTHGVTDELKILSDRLLGMKDERPEWTGRLDAVVAACCAEALALEASPRRPIHRDFYADNVLVDRDRVVLLDLDLYTEGDPALDAGNFIAHLIEQGLRQADDAGWLEAHADAFQAAFLARSPRASKHAVACYTTLALARHIHISTRFPERRRYTHTLLALCEARLGIITTEPRPVAPIEALS, encoded by the coding sequence CATGCTGCGCGCCAACGACGTCCCGTTCGAGGTACGCGACGCCGCGATGACCTACATCCGCTACAAGCCAGGCCAGAGCTGCCTCGTCGGGTACGAGATCCGGACGGACGACGGCACGCTGCCCGTGTACACCAAGGCTTACCGGCTCGACGAGCGGGAAAAGCTGGCCAAGGCGAGCATGCGCTTTTCGGAAGCCGGCAAAAGCGAGCGCGGCGGTTTTGTCGACGGCGCGCGGTTTCTGTTGACGACGTTTTATCCGCACGATGCGCGGCTCCGCGCGATGCGGCGGCTGAAGACGGCCGGCGATCAGGGGCATCTCCTGCGCGACCTGTTCGGCGGCACGTCGCCGTGGGCCGGCGGCCGGATCGAAACGATCCGCTACAAGCCGGAGCGTCGGTTTGTCGGCCGGCTGGATGTCGACGGCGTGCCCGAGGCGGTGGTCAAGTTTTACACCGAAACGGCGTTTGAAGGACTCGTCGCCCGCTCCACGGCCTTTCACGATGCCGGACCGCTCCGGCTGACGCCGCTCGTGGGGCGGTCCGACCGCTACAACGGCCTGGCTTTCGCCTGGATGCCGGGCGCGCGCCTCACCGAATCGCTGCTGGATGGCGGCGCGGATCCGTGGACGGCGCACCAGGTCGGGCTCTCGCTCGCGCTGATGCACGGGCAGGCCGGCGACGGGTTGCCGGTCCGCACGCCGCAGGACGAGCACAACCACCTGGCTTCGGTGGCCGACAGCCTGACGTTCCTGCTTCCGGAGCACGCCGGCTATATCCAGGACGTCGTCGACCGCATCCGCACCGGGCTGTCGCGCCAGGCCGGCGCGCCGTGCCCGACGCATGGCGACTTCTACGCCAAGCAGGTGCTCGTCGACGGCGACACGATCCAGCTGCTCGACTTCGACGAAAGTGCGCTCGACAACCCGATGATCGATGTCGGCAACTTCGTCGCCCATCTCCATCGGGACCGGATGCGGAGCGGCCTCGCCGAGGGGGCGATGGACCGCTACGAGGAGGCGTTTCTGGAAGGGTATCGCGAGACGGCCGGCGGGCTCGCCGAGCGCGACTGGACGCTGTACGCCGCGGCCGGCCTGCTCAAGCTCGCGCCGCATCCGTTCCGCTTCCGGGAGTCGGACTGGCCCGAGCGCGTCCTCGAGATCCTGGCCTGCGCCGATGCCTTCGCGGCACGCAGCACGTATACGGCTCCGGCCGCCGCGCCCCGGATCGACGCCGGCATCCCCTGTCTGGAGGCCGCGCTCGATCCCGCGCAGGCCACACGCGCCCTGGCGGCTGTGGCGGGCCCGGAGGCGCGTGTCGAGCGGGCCCGGCTCCTGCGGCATAAGGCCGGCCGGCGCGCCCTGATCGGCTATGAGATCCGGCTCGCGCCCGGCGCACAGGAGACGGTCACGTGGCTCGGGAAGGTCCGCGCCCGAGGACTGGATCGCGGCACCTACGACCGATCGGTCGCGCTCTGGGAAGGCGCCTTCGGCCCACGGGGCGATGCCGGCGTCGCGGTGGCCGAGCCGGTCGGTCTCGTGCCGGCCTGGAACATGTGGCTCCAGCGGAAGGAAGCCGGCACGATCGCGTCGGAGCGGCTTCTGGAGGCGGACGGCGTCGCGGTGGCGCGCCGCATCGCCGAGGCGCTGGCCTATCTGCACGCCCACGGCGTCGCCGCCGACAGAACCCACGGCGTGACGGACGAGCTGAAGATCCTGAGCGATCGGTTGCTGGGGATGAAGGACGAGCGGCCCGAGTGGACCGGCCGGCTGGACGCGGTGGTCGCCGCGTGCTGCGCGGAAGCCCTGGCGCTCGAGGCCTCGCCCCGGCGTCCGATCCACCGTGATTTTTATGCGGACAATGTCCTGGTCGACCGCGATCGGGTGGTGCTGCTCGATCTGGATCTGTACACCGAGGGCGATCCGGCGCTCGACGCCGGCAATTTCATCGCGCACCTGATCGAACAGGGGCTGCGGCAGGCAGACGACGCCGGCTGGCTCGAGGCCCATGCCGATGCGTTTCAGGCCGCCTTTCTGGCCCGATCCCCCCGTGCCAGCAAACACGCTGTCGCGTGTTACACGACGCTGGCGCTCGCGCGCCATATCCACATCAGCACGCGCTTCCCCGAGCGCCGCCGATACACGCACACGCTGCTCGCCCTGTGCGAGGCGCGTCTTGGCATCATCACCACCGAACCACGGCCCGTTGCCCCCATCGAGGCGCTGTCATGA
- a CDS encoding FecR domain-containing protein — translation MSTDHTSRIPEEVWAEAADDTPRARQAIERIWEITEGLEAPPVNIPDDETAWADVQARLAVPALNGKHRARDRAPERDEERLFSRLRWTAPLVGVVLLAIAGVLLWRQPVTIHVPIGEMHTVQLPDGSLVEMNSGSTIRFQRGFAAWPFVSSAERRVELEGEAFFEVQKSTDRPFFVLTANAETRVMGTSFNIWARAEGRVYETRVTLATGVVEVRSRTEDDRTVRLDAAGAMARIGAAVASGAAQEQATLDYVLSWRRRGFVFVSEPLSVILDELERRFGAEVTVEVDSLRDKEMTVLIARDATPESILSDVCLAMECRFRKTSQGYSIYEAGAPPTR, via the coding sequence ATGAGTACGGATCATACATCGCGGATTCCCGAGGAAGTCTGGGCCGAGGCCGCCGATGACACGCCCCGAGCGCGTCAGGCCATCGAGCGCATCTGGGAGATCACCGAGGGCCTGGAGGCGCCGCCGGTGAACATCCCCGATGATGAAACGGCCTGGGCGGACGTGCAGGCGCGTCTGGCGGTGCCGGCCCTGAACGGCAAGCACCGGGCCAGGGATCGTGCTCCGGAGCGGGATGAAGAGCGGCTTTTTTCACGGCTGCGCTGGACGGCGCCGCTCGTGGGCGTGGTGCTTCTGGCCATCGCCGGCGTCCTGCTCTGGCGGCAGCCCGTCACCATCCATGTGCCCATCGGCGAGATGCACACGGTGCAGCTGCCCGATGGCTCCCTGGTGGAGATGAACAGCGGCTCCACGATTCGATTTCAGCGCGGCTTTGCCGCGTGGCCGTTCGTGTCGTCCGCCGAGCGGCGGGTGGAACTCGAAGGCGAAGCGTTTTTCGAGGTCCAGAAATCCACCGACCGCCCCTTCTTCGTGCTCACGGCCAACGCCGAGACGCGCGTGATGGGCACCTCGTTCAATATCTGGGCGCGCGCGGAAGGGCGCGTCTACGAAACGCGCGTCACGCTGGCGACCGGGGTCGTCGAGGTTCGCTCGCGCACCGAAGACGACCGGACGGTCCGCCTCGACGCGGCGGGCGCCATGGCCCGCATCGGCGCGGCCGTCGCGTCCGGCGCGGCGCAGGAACAGGCGACGCTCGACTACGTGCTGTCGTGGCGCCGGCGCGGATTCGTGTTCGTCTCCGAGCCCCTGAGCGTCATCCTCGACGAGCTGGAGCGCCGTTTCGGCGCCGAAGTGACCGTGGAGGTCGATTCGCTGCGCGACAAGGAGATGACCGTCCTGATCGCTCGGGACGCCACGCCCGAAAGTATTCTGTCCGATGTGTGCCTGGCCATGGAATGCCGATTCCGCAAGACGAGCCAGGGCTATTCGATCTACGAAGCCGGCGCGCCACCGACCCGCTAG